Proteins from a genomic interval of Hydrogenophaga sp. PAMC20947:
- a CDS encoding nitrate/nitrite transporter has translation MVWMMFAVVGIPLKQTLGLNATEFGLLMAMPVLSGSLVRVPLGIWTDKYGGRIVMTALLAATVPAIWLMAYATEYWHFLTIGLVLGLAGGSFSVGTPYVARWFPKNRQGLAMGIFGAGNAGAALNKFVAPALLVAFGWTMVPKVYAAIMLGTVIVFWLFSHQDPAHLVPSNTKFTDQLKSLKDPRVLKYCQYYSIVFGGYVALSLWMVQYYVGEYGLDIRVAALLAACFSLPGGVLRAVGGAMSDKYGAHSVTWWVMWVSWICLFLLSYPQTDFTVMTVNGAATFHLGLNVYAFTFLMFTLGIAFAFGKASVFKYIANDYPGNIGAISGIVGLAGGMGGFILPILFGVLMDLTGVRSSAFMLMYGVVWVSLIWMYWTEVRKASPMGDPSKTLSTQN, from the coding sequence GTGCCGTTGGGCATCTGGACCGACAAATACGGTGGCCGTATCGTGATGACGGCCCTGTTGGCCGCCACGGTACCCGCCATCTGGCTCATGGCCTATGCCACCGAGTACTGGCACTTCCTGACCATCGGTCTGGTGCTGGGGCTGGCGGGTGGCTCGTTCTCGGTCGGAACGCCCTATGTGGCCCGCTGGTTTCCCAAGAACCGCCAGGGTCTGGCCATGGGCATCTTTGGTGCCGGCAATGCCGGTGCGGCGCTCAACAAGTTTGTCGCGCCCGCCTTGCTGGTGGCTTTCGGCTGGACCATGGTGCCCAAGGTTTACGCCGCCATCATGCTCGGCACCGTGATCGTGTTCTGGTTGTTCAGTCACCAGGACCCCGCCCACCTGGTGCCGTCCAACACCAAGTTCACCGACCAGCTCAAGTCTCTGAAAGACCCCCGCGTGCTCAAGTACTGCCAGTACTACAGCATCGTGTTTGGCGGCTATGTGGCGTTGAGCCTGTGGATGGTGCAGTACTACGTGGGTGAATACGGGCTCGACATCCGTGTGGCCGCCTTGCTGGCCGCCTGCTTCTCTTTGCCTGGCGGCGTCTTGCGTGCCGTGGGTGGCGCCATGTCAGACAAATACGGGGCCCACAGCGTGACCTGGTGGGTGATGTGGGTGAGCTGGATCTGCCTGTTCCTGTTGTCGTACCCGCAGACCGATTTCACCGTGATGACCGTCAACGGTGCGGCCACCTTCCACCTGGGCCTGAACGTGTACGCGTTCACCTTCCTGATGTTCACCCTGGGCATCGCCTTCGCTTTCGGCAAGGCCAGTGTCTTCAAGTACATCGCCAACGACTACCCCGGCAACATCGGCGCCATCAGCGGCATCGTGGGCCTGGCCGGCGGCATGGGCGGGTTCATTCTCCCCATTCTTTTTGGCGTCCTGATGGACCTCACCGGCGTGCGCTCCAGCGCCTTCATGCTCATGTACGGCGTGGTCTGGGTTTCCCTGATCTGGATGTACTGGACCGAAGTGCGCAAGGCCAGTCCGATGGGCGATCCGTCCAAAACCCTTTCCACCCAAAACTGA
- a CDS encoding MFS transporter — protein sequence MNQKTNTGPDIQDWRPEDEQFWESTGKKIAYRNLWISIPALLCGFAVWGMWGIITVQMMNLGYPFSQAELFTLTAIAGLAGATMRIPASFLIRLAGGRNTIFLTTAMLLAPAIGTGIVLQHPEWPLWSFQLMALWCGVGGGNFASSMSNISTFFPKRLQGTGLGLNAGLGNLGVTTMQIVIPLVMTLPLLGALGGEPMTLAKDSGWIFGKIPAGTETWIQNAGFAWLLSLVPLAVLCWFGMNNLKTVSPDTGSPIVAFAKITWLYTLSFIPAGVGLYLYLPAPSGLGVLNMWLAMPLIIVSTLMVMKLTAFGAMKENVAKQFAIFSNKHTWSLTVLYIVTFGSFIGFAGALPLAMKVIFGISHVVDANGVMQHTLANPNGPSVLTYAWIGPFVGAAIRPVGGWLSDKVGGSIVTQWVCAVMAAAGVAVGYVMQLAYQSATPEEYFFVFLALFMVLFAASGIGNGSTFRSIGVIFDRQQAGPVLGWTSAVAAYGAFIAPVVIGQQIKLGTPEMAMYGFAVFYALCLILNWWFYLRAGAEIKNP from the coding sequence ATGAATCAAAAGACCAACACCGGTCCCGACATCCAGGACTGGCGACCCGAGGACGAGCAGTTCTGGGAATCCACGGGCAAGAAGATTGCCTACCGCAACCTCTGGATCTCGATTCCGGCACTGCTCTGCGGCTTTGCGGTCTGGGGCATGTGGGGCATCATCACCGTGCAGATGATGAACCTGGGCTACCCCTTCAGCCAGGCCGAGTTGTTCACCCTGACCGCGATTGCGGGCCTGGCGGGCGCGACGATGCGCATCCCTGCTTCGTTCCTGATCCGGCTGGCCGGCGGGCGCAACACCATCTTTCTCACCACGGCCATGCTGCTGGCGCCAGCCATCGGCACGGGCATCGTGCTGCAGCACCCCGAGTGGCCGCTGTGGTCATTCCAGCTGATGGCCTTGTGGTGCGGCGTGGGCGGCGGCAACTTCGCCTCGTCGATGTCCAACATCTCCACCTTCTTCCCCAAGCGCCTGCAGGGCACCGGCCTGGGTCTGAACGCCGGCCTCGGCAACCTTGGCGTGACCACCATGCAGATCGTGATCCCGCTGGTGATGACCTTACCGCTGCTGGGCGCTCTGGGCGGCGAGCCGATGACACTGGCGAAAGACAGCGGCTGGATCTTCGGCAAGATTCCTGCGGGCACCGAAACATGGATTCAAAACGCAGGCTTTGCCTGGCTGCTGTCGTTGGTGCCGCTGGCTGTTCTGTGCTGGTTCGGCATGAACAACCTGAAGACGGTTTCGCCCGACACCGGTAGCCCCATCGTCGCATTTGCCAAGATCACCTGGCTCTACACCCTGTCGTTTATTCCCGCGGGTGTGGGCCTGTACCTGTATTTGCCCGCACCCAGTGGCCTGGGCGTGTTGAACATGTGGCTCGCCATGCCGCTGATCATCGTGAGCACGCTGATGGTGATGAAGCTCACCGCCTTTGGTGCGATGAAAGAAAACGTGGCCAAGCAGTTCGCGATCTTCAGCAACAAGCACACCTGGTCGCTGACCGTTTTGTACATCGTCACTTTCGGCTCGTTCATCGGCTTCGCGGGCGCGCTGCCGCTGGCGATGAAGGTGATTTTTGGTATCAGCCACGTGGTGGATGCCAATGGCGTCATGCAACACACCCTGGCGAATCCCAACGGGCCGTCGGTGCTGACCTACGCCTGGATCGGCCCGTTCGTGGGTGCCGCGATTCGTCCTGTCGGCGGCTGGCTTTCCGACAAGGTGGGTGGTTCCATCGTGACCCAATGGGTGTGCGCTGTGATGGCGGCCGCCGGTGTCGCGGTGGGTTATGTGATGCAACTGGCCTACCAGTCGGCCACGCCTGAAGAATACTTTTTTGTCTTCCTCGCGTTGTTCATGGTGCTGTTCGCCGCCAGCGGCATCGGCAACGGTTCCACCTTTCGCAGCATTGGCGTGATTTTTGACCGTCAGCAGGCAGGCCCCGTGCTGGGCTGGACATCGGCCGTGGCCGCCTATGGCGCCTTCATCGCCCCGGTGGTGATCGGCCAGCAAATCAAGTTGGGCACGCCCGAGATGGCGATGTACGGATTTGCGGTGTTCTATGCACTGTGCCTGATCCTGAACTGGTGGTTCTACCTGCGCGCGGGCGCAGAAATCAAAAACCCTTGA
- a CDS encoding nitrate reductase subunit alpha has translation MSHFLDRLSHFSAPTESFSDGHGTVTGEDRTWEDAYRNRWAHDKIVRSTHGVNCTGSCSWKIYVKGGIVTWETQQTDYPRTRPDLPNHEPRGCARGASYSWYLYSANRVKYPMIRARLLKHWRAALAVSKSPVDAWASIVENESARKEWQQQRGLGGMVRSTWDEVNQLIASANVYTAKKYGPDRVIGFSPIPAMSMISYAAGSRYLGLIGGVPLSFYDWYCDLPPASPQVWGEQTDVPESADWYNSTYIIAWGSNVPQTRTPDAHFLTEVRYKGAKTVAITPDYAEISKLCDLWMHPKQGTDAAIAMAMGHVILKEFYFPEGGKQRSSYFDDYVRRFTDMPMLVQLEERTLPDGRTVVVPGRYLRASDFNGNLGQDNNADWKTLAFDTQDKVVLPNGSIGFRWGAEGRADTGKWNLENKEARHDTEVKLKLSLMEGEGSEYDVGEVGFPYFGGIDTPNFDSNKQAGAVGDVIVRQVPVRRIKLGKEGEERTMLVATVFDLTVANYGVGRGLPGENAATSFDDDTPYTPAWQEKITGVKRDQVIAVARQFADNADKTKGKSMVIIGAAMNHWYHSDMNYRGIINMLMMCGCIGKSGGGWAHYVGQEKLRPQTGWTALAFALDWIRPPRQMNGTSFFYAHTDQWRYEKLGVEEILSPLADKAKFGGSLIDYNVRSERMGWLPSAPQLQTNPLQVVKDAAAAGMDPKDYVVKSLKDGSLTMSCEDPDHPDNWPRNLFVWRSNLLGSSGKGHEYFLKHLLGTTHGVQGKDLGPEEARPTEVKWHDKAPEGKLDLLITLDFRMSTTCLYSDIVLPTATWYEKNDLNTSDMHPFIHPLSTAVDPAWQSRSDWEIYKGFAKAYSEVCVGHLGVEKEVVLTPLMHDTPAELAQPFGVQEWSKGECELIPGKTAPQITVVERDFPNTFKRFTALGPLMQKVGNGGKGIAWNTDVEVQQLIELNGKVLAEGVTKGMAKIESDIDACEVVLQLAPETNGHVAVKAWDALSKITGRDHTHLALHREDEKIRFRDIQAQPRKIISSPTWSGIESETVSYNAGYTNVHEYIPWRTLTGRQQFYLDHPWMIAFGEGMTTYRPPVDLKTVNEMIDRKPNGNTEISLNFITPHQKWGIHSTYTDNLMMLTLNRGGPVIWLSEDDAKSAGIVDNDWVELFNTNGAIAARAVVSQRVKNGMVMMYHAQEKIINTPGAEITGTRGGIHNSVTRIVTKPTHMIGGYAQFSYGFNYYGTIGTNRDEFVIVRKMRKIDWHDGQGTDTVQA, from the coding sequence ATGAGCCACTTCCTCGATCGCCTCAGCCACTTTTCTGCCCCAACGGAGAGCTTCTCCGATGGCCACGGTACCGTCACCGGTGAAGACCGCACCTGGGAAGACGCCTACCGCAACCGCTGGGCCCACGACAAGATCGTGCGCTCCACCCACGGTGTGAACTGCACGGGCTCCTGCTCGTGGAAGATTTATGTCAAGGGCGGCATCGTTACCTGGGAAACCCAGCAGACCGACTACCCGCGAACGCGGCCCGATCTGCCCAACCACGAGCCACGTGGCTGTGCCCGTGGTGCCTCGTATTCCTGGTACCTGTACTCCGCCAACCGCGTGAAGTACCCCATGATCCGCGCGCGCCTGCTCAAGCACTGGCGCGCCGCATTGGCTGTGTCCAAGAGCCCGGTCGACGCCTGGGCCAGCATTGTTGAAAACGAATCGGCCCGCAAAGAATGGCAACAGCAACGTGGCCTGGGGGGCATGGTGCGCAGCACCTGGGATGAGGTCAACCAGCTCATCGCCAGCGCCAACGTGTACACCGCCAAAAAGTACGGACCGGACCGCGTGATCGGCTTCTCGCCCATTCCCGCCATGTCCATGATCAGCTACGCGGCCGGCTCGCGCTACCTGGGACTGATCGGTGGCGTGCCGCTGAGTTTTTACGACTGGTATTGCGATTTGCCGCCCGCCAGCCCGCAGGTGTGGGGCGAGCAAACCGACGTGCCCGAGTCGGCCGACTGGTACAACTCCACCTACATCATTGCGTGGGGCTCCAACGTGCCGCAAACGCGCACCCCCGACGCCCACTTCCTGACCGAGGTGCGCTACAAGGGCGCCAAGACGGTGGCCATCACGCCCGACTACGCCGAGATCAGCAAGCTCTGTGATTTGTGGATGCACCCCAAGCAGGGCACAGACGCGGCCATCGCCATGGCCATGGGCCATGTGATCCTGAAAGAGTTTTACTTCCCCGAAGGCGGCAAGCAGCGCAGCAGCTATTTCGACGACTACGTGCGCCGCTTCACCGACATGCCCATGCTGGTGCAACTGGAAGAGCGCACCTTGCCCGACGGCCGCACGGTGGTGGTGCCTGGCCGCTACCTGCGCGCCAGCGATTTCAACGGCAACCTCGGCCAGGACAACAACGCCGACTGGAAAACCCTCGCGTTCGACACGCAGGACAAGGTGGTTTTGCCCAATGGTTCCATTGGTTTCCGCTGGGGCGCCGAAGGCCGCGCAGACACCGGCAAGTGGAACCTGGAAAACAAGGAGGCGCGCCACGATACTGAAGTAAAGCTCAAGCTCAGCTTGATGGAAGGCGAGGGCAGCGAATACGACGTGGGCGAGGTGGGCTTCCCGTATTTCGGTGGCATCGACACGCCCAATTTCGACTCCAACAAGCAGGCCGGTGCGGTGGGCGACGTGATCGTTCGGCAGGTGCCGGTGCGCCGCATCAAGCTCGGCAAAGAAGGCGAAGAGCGCACCATGCTGGTCGCCACGGTGTTTGACCTGACCGTGGCCAACTACGGCGTCGGACGTGGCTTGCCGGGTGAAAACGCCGCCACCAGCTTCGACGATGACACCCCTTACACCCCCGCCTGGCAAGAAAAGATCACCGGCGTCAAGCGCGACCAGGTGATTGCCGTGGCGCGCCAGTTTGCCGACAACGCCGACAAGACCAAGGGCAAGTCCATGGTCATCATCGGTGCGGCCATGAACCACTGGTACCACAGCGACATGAACTACCGCGGCATCATCAACATGCTGATGATGTGCGGCTGTATCGGCAAGAGTGGCGGCGGCTGGGCGCACTATGTGGGCCAGGAAAAGCTCCGCCCACAAACCGGCTGGACGGCGCTCGCTTTTGCGCTCGACTGGATCCGCCCACCTCGCCAGATGAACGGCACCAGCTTCTTTTATGCCCACACCGATCAGTGGCGCTACGAGAAACTGGGTGTAGAAGAAATCCTCTCGCCGCTGGCCGACAAAGCCAAATTCGGTGGCAGCCTGATCGATTACAACGTGCGCTCCGAGCGCATGGGGTGGTTGCCCAGCGCACCGCAGTTGCAGACCAACCCGCTGCAGGTGGTGAAGGATGCTGCTGCCGCGGGCATGGACCCCAAAGACTACGTCGTCAAGTCGCTGAAAGATGGCTCGCTCACCATGAGCTGTGAAGACCCGGACCATCCTGACAACTGGCCGCGCAACCTGTTTGTCTGGCGCTCCAACTTGTTGGGCTCCAGCGGCAAGGGCCACGAGTATTTCCTGAAGCACCTTTTGGGCACGACCCACGGTGTGCAGGGTAAAGACCTGGGCCCTGAAGAGGCCAGGCCCACCGAAGTGAAATGGCACGACAAGGCACCTGAAGGCAAGCTTGATCTGTTGATCACGCTCGACTTCCGCATGAGCACCACCTGTCTGTATTCCGACATCGTGTTGCCCACGGCCACCTGGTACGAGAAGAACGATCTCAACACCAGCGATATGCACCCCTTCATCCACCCGCTGTCAACAGCGGTGGACCCCGCATGGCAGAGCCGCAGCGACTGGGAAATCTACAAAGGTTTCGCCAAGGCTTACAGCGAAGTCTGCGTGGGCCACCTGGGCGTGGAAAAAGAAGTGGTGCTCACGCCATTGATGCACGACACGCCCGCCGAACTGGCGCAGCCGTTTGGCGTGCAAGAGTGGAGCAAGGGAGAGTGCGAACTGATTCCTGGAAAGACCGCGCCGCAAATCACGGTGGTTGAACGCGATTTCCCCAACACGTTCAAGCGTTTCACGGCCCTGGGTCCACTGATGCAAAAGGTGGGCAACGGTGGCAAAGGCATTGCCTGGAACACCGACGTCGAAGTGCAGCAGCTGATAGAGCTCAACGGCAAGGTGCTGGCCGAAGGTGTCACCAAGGGCATGGCCAAGATCGAGTCCGATATCGACGCCTGCGAGGTGGTGTTGCAGCTGGCCCCCGAGACCAACGGCCATGTGGCTGTGAAAGCCTGGGATGCCCTGAGCAAAATCACCGGCCGGGACCACACCCATCTGGCCCTGCACCGCGAAGACGAAAAGATCCGCTTCCGCGATATTCAGGCCCAGCCGCGCAAAATCATCAGCTCGCCCACCTGGAGTGGCATTGAGAGCGAGACCGTCAGCTACAACGCCGGCTACACCAACGTGCACGAATACATCCCGTGGCGCACGCTCACGGGTCGCCAGCAGTTCTACCTTGACCACCCCTGGATGATCGCGTTCGGTGAAGGCATGACGACCTACCGCCCACCGGTCGATTTGAAGACGGTGAACGAGATGATCGACCGCAAGCCCAACGGCAACACGGAAATTTCGCTCAACTTCATCACGCCACACCAGAAGTGGGGCATTCACTCGACCTACACCGACAACCTGATGATGCTCACGCTGAACCGGGGCGGCCCGGTGATCTGGTTGAGCGAAGACGACGCCAAGAGCGCCGGCATTGTGGACAACGACTGGGTGGAACTGTTCAACACCAACGGCGCCATTGCGGCGCGTGCGGTGGTGAGCCAGCGGGTCAAAAACGGCATGGTGATGATGTACCACGCGCAGGAGAAGATCATCAACACCCCCGGTGCCGAGATCACCGGAACGCGCGGTGGAATTCACAACTCGGTGACCCGCATCGTCACCAAGCCCACGCACATGATCGGCGGCTACGCGCAGTTCAGCTACGGCTTCAACTACTACGGAACCATCGGCACCAACCGCGACGAGTTCGTCATCGTGCGCAAGATGCGAAAAATTGACTGGCATGACGGCCAGGGCACGGACACGGTTCAAGCCTAA
- the narH gene encoding nitrate reductase subunit beta, with protein sequence MKIRAQIAMVLNLDKCIGCHTCSVTCKNVWTSRPGMEYAWFNNVETKPGIGYPKDWENQDKWNGGWVRKADGSIQPKQGGKWSLLMKIFSNPNMPQIDDYYEPFTFDYDHLQSAKETKAPPTARPRSLITGKRMEKIEWGPNWEEILGGEFSKRSKDANLANFEQAQRDMVGQFENTFMMYLPRLCEHCLNPACVASCPSGSIYKREDDGIVLIDQDKCRGWRMCVSGCPYKKIYYNWQSGKAEKCIFCYPRIEAGQPTVCSETCVGRIRYLGVVLYDADRILEAASVPDEKDLYQAQLDIFMNPNDPKVIEQARLDGIPDAWITGAQNSPVYKMAMEWKVALPLHPEYRTLPMVWYVPPLSPITSAVNAGHMTSNGELPDVSQMRIPVQYLANLLTAGDTGPVVRALERMLAMRAFQRAKHVDGVQNLAVLEQTGLTVAQVEEMYQIMAIADYEDRFVIPTSHREYAENTFDMRGGCGFTFGNGCSDGASETSLFGGEKRRTIPIQSVV encoded by the coding sequence ATGAAAATTCGCGCTCAAATTGCCATGGTGCTGAACCTGGACAAGTGCATTGGTTGCCACACCTGCTCGGTGACCTGCAAAAACGTCTGGACCAGCCGCCCTGGCATGGAATACGCCTGGTTCAACAACGTTGAGACCAAGCCCGGTATTGGTTACCCCAAAGACTGGGAAAACCAGGACAAGTGGAACGGTGGCTGGGTCCGCAAAGCCGACGGCTCCATTCAGCCCAAGCAAGGGGGCAAGTGGTCGCTGTTGATGAAGATCTTCAGCAACCCCAACATGCCGCAGATCGACGATTACTACGAACCCTTCACCTTCGATTACGACCACCTGCAGTCGGCCAAGGAAACCAAGGCGCCGCCCACCGCGCGCCCACGTTCTTTGATCACCGGCAAGCGCATGGAGAAGATCGAGTGGGGCCCAAACTGGGAAGAAATTCTTGGCGGTGAGTTCAGCAAGCGCAGCAAGGACGCCAACCTGGCGAACTTCGAGCAGGCCCAGCGCGACATGGTGGGCCAGTTCGAAAACACTTTCATGATGTACTTGCCACGCCTGTGCGAGCACTGCTTGAACCCCGCTTGCGTGGCCTCATGCCCATCGGGTTCGATCTACAAGCGCGAAGACGACGGCATTGTGTTGATCGATCAAGACAAGTGCCGCGGCTGGCGCATGTGCGTGAGCGGTTGCCCTTACAAGAAGATTTATTACAACTGGCAAAGTGGCAAGGCCGAGAAGTGCATCTTCTGCTACCCGCGCATCGAAGCCGGCCAGCCAACGGTCTGTTCGGAAACCTGTGTGGGCCGCATCCGCTACCTGGGCGTGGTGCTGTACGACGCCGATCGCATTCTGGAAGCCGCCAGCGTGCCCGACGAGAAGGACCTGTACCAGGCCCAGCTCGACATTTTCATGAACCCCAACGATCCCAAGGTGATTGAGCAGGCGCGCCTGGATGGCATACCTGATGCCTGGATCACCGGCGCTCAAAACAGCCCGGTTTACAAAATGGCCATGGAGTGGAAAGTGGCCTTGCCGCTGCACCCCGAATACCGCACCCTGCCCATGGTCTGGTATGTGCCACCGCTCTCGCCCATCACCTCGGCGGTCAACGCGGGGCACATGACGTCGAATGGCGAGTTGCCCGATGTGTCGCAGATGCGCATCCCGGTGCAATACCTGGCCAACCTGCTGACCGCCGGCGACACCGGCCCGGTGGTGCGAGCGTTGGAGCGCATGCTGGCCATGCGTGCCTTCCAGCGCGCCAAGCACGTGGACGGGGTGCAAAACCTTGCTGTGCTGGAGCAAACCGGCTTGACGGTGGCGCAGGTGGAAGAGATGTACCAGATCATGGCCATCGCCGACTACGAAGACCGTTTCGTGATCCCTACCTCGCACCGCGAGTACGCCGAAAACACCTTTGACATGCGCGGTGGCTGCGGCTTCACGTTTGGCAATGGGTGCTCTGACGGCGCCAGCGAAACCAGTCTGTTCGGCGGCGAAAAGCGCCGCACGATTCCGATTCAATCCGTGGTCTGA